The following proteins come from a genomic window of Gynuella sunshinyii YC6258:
- a CDS encoding DUF350 domain-containing protein, translating to MNTIAHSLAGLANFALYFAIALVLLLIFKVIYTAITPHDEWKLVKEEKNTAAATGLAGAIIGFALALGSAASNSVSLIDFAIWGIVALIAQLIAFAIVRFIFMPKIVERINHNEVSAGIVLAGMSVAVGLLNAACMTY from the coding sequence ATGAACACCATCGCACACTCTTTGGCAGGACTGGCAAATTTTGCGCTGTATTTTGCAATTGCCCTGGTTTTACTGCTGATTTTCAAGGTGATCTACACGGCGATCACGCCTCATGACGAATGGAAACTGGTCAAAGAAGAAAAGAATACCGCCGCCGCCACCGGTCTGGCCGGTGCCATCATTGGTTTTGCCCTGGCATTGGGCAGTGCAGCGTCGAACTCGGTGTCGTTGATCGATTTCGCTATCTGGGGCATCGTGGCACTCATCGCCCAGTTGATCGCTTTCGCCATTGTACGCTTCATCTTTATGCCGAAAATCGTTGAGCGGATCAACCACAACGAAGTCTCTGCCGGTATAGTCCTGGCGGGCATGTCAGTCGCTGTCGGCCTTTTGAATGCGGCCTGTATGACTTACTGA
- a CDS encoding PspA/IM30 family protein, whose amino-acid sequence MSVWKKLITAVKGGVNEAAEAVVDGQALRILDQEIREAKEELRRSDTSLAQIMAKRKLAEQKVSSLTQSSSEYEAHAKAANEKGDRQLALDCAQKVMELRAQIETEQQFVDQFTRSEQDLRKNIAQAKSNIRRMEQQIDIVKATESVQKAQTAVSSRHMGANSKMKTAAESLTRIQQRQQERQAQLEAAEELAEAESGDELEKRLKEAGIAGSTSGSADDELARILGK is encoded by the coding sequence ATGAGTGTTTGGAAAAAACTGATCACTGCTGTCAAAGGTGGCGTGAATGAAGCTGCGGAGGCAGTGGTTGATGGTCAGGCTTTGCGTATCCTGGATCAGGAAATTCGTGAGGCCAAAGAGGAACTGCGTCGTTCCGACACATCGCTGGCACAGATTATGGCCAAGCGTAAGCTGGCAGAACAAAAGGTCAGCAGCCTGACGCAATCCTCCAGTGAATACGAAGCCCATGCCAAAGCGGCCAACGAAAAAGGCGACCGCCAACTGGCGCTGGATTGTGCTCAAAAAGTGATGGAACTGCGTGCCCAGATTGAAACAGAGCAGCAGTTTGTCGATCAGTTCACCCGCTCGGAACAGGATCTGCGCAAAAATATTGCCCAGGCAAAAAGCAATATCCGCCGCATGGAACAACAGATCGATATCGTCAAAGCCACCGAGTCGGTCCAGAAAGCCCAAACCGCTGTATCCAGCCGGCACATGGGTGCCAACAGCAAGATGAAAACTGCGGCGGAATCCCTGACCCGGATCCAGCAACGTCAGCAGGAACGTCAGGCACAGCTGGAAGCGGCAGAAGAACTGGCGGAAGCCGAGTCCGGTGATGAACTGGAAAAACGTTTGAAAGAAGCGGGTATTGCCGGTTCTACTTCAGGTTCAGCAGACGACGAACTGGCCAGAATTCTCGGGAAATAA
- a CDS encoding YjfK family protein — protein sequence MFSKWFGKKDDSSTEVKAPEIMGLRIGGAFELDDLKLRLIEPDLIVEGVARTQLIQAVGMVKLDESTTVLRYYTDDDGFLQVLLTGGMTEQHISDVKLWYFYQTEGVNSDHQWNELLNHGISTPDTELEGYRFNRVWGGVGGESPPVAMTEQTWQEDGSESETDQFMMLYEREIKDGHFEYLIKSGEEKIIHNQADRCLVISTGFDIHHADISIIG from the coding sequence GTGTTTAGCAAATGGTTTGGTAAAAAGGATGATTCCTCGACCGAAGTGAAAGCCCCTGAAATCATGGGATTGCGCATCGGTGGAGCGTTTGAACTGGATGATCTCAAACTTCGCCTGATCGAACCGGATCTGATCGTCGAAGGAGTAGCCCGGACACAGCTGATACAGGCTGTGGGTATGGTCAAACTTGATGAAAGCACTACGGTGCTGCGTTACTACACCGATGATGACGGCTTCCTGCAGGTACTGCTGACCGGCGGCATGACCGAACAGCACATCTCTGATGTGAAGCTCTGGTATTTTTATCAGACCGAAGGCGTCAACTCAGATCATCAGTGGAATGAACTGCTCAACCATGGCATCAGCACGCCGGATACTGAACTGGAAGGATACCGTTTTAATCGTGTATGGGGCGGTGTTGGCGGTGAATCCCCTCCAGTGGCGATGACTGAACAGACCTGGCAGGAAGATGGCAGCGAAAGTGAAACCGATCAATTCATGATGCTTTACGAGCGCGAGATCAAGGATGGCCATTTCGAGTACCTGATCAAATCAGGTGAAGAAAAAATCATTCACAATCAGGCCGACCGGTGTCTGGTAATCAGTACCGGTTTTGATATCCACCACGCGGATATTTCCATCATCGGCTGA
- a CDS encoding DUF2170 family protein, producing MTWDLTGIESLISKHEGWTVQNEDSCLRVANEDGLDAYIAVSGAQIIVESILFAKKQVKNTAALNEEILKTHQIFPLTTIGISTIDGDEYYTCFGSLSSQSKEESIVIEVETLFDNITGFLNAYDDYLTA from the coding sequence ATGACCTGGGATCTGACCGGCATCGAAAGTCTGATATCCAAGCATGAAGGCTGGACTGTCCAGAACGAAGACAGTTGTCTGCGAGTCGCCAATGAAGATGGGCTTGATGCATACATTGCTGTCAGCGGTGCACAGATTATTGTTGAATCCATCTTGTTTGCCAAAAAGCAGGTGAAAAATACTGCTGCTCTGAATGAGGAAATCCTCAAAACCCACCAGATTTTTCCGTTGACGACTATCGGTATCTCCACCATCGATGGTGATGAGTACTACACCTGTTTCGGGTCGCTGTCGTCACAATCCAAAGAGGAAAGTATTGTGATCGAGGTTGAAACCCTGTTCGACAATATCACGGGCTTTCTCAATGCCTATGATGACTATTTAACTGCATAA
- a CDS encoding potassium channel family protein: MLVISTLKKLLMRHFMELRWHSILLVIAAYMLLSWAILWVCGEVALTRSHDFIYWLIVTASTVGYGDLSPETVAGKYAVAFLVIPMGLGLFGLTIGRVAAFVSYQWRKGIKGMKALNYDNHILVIGWNENRTLQLIRLLQHEMAQQTERQQIALCVRVEVENPMPDSIGFTRVSSFSNDADMERTSLEKASTIIIDTRDDDVTMTTALYCSSKNPQAHIIAYFNDDTLGALLKQHCPNVECMPSVAVEMIAKSAVDPGSSALHYQLLAVDEGMTQYSMKYRGQHPVTIRDLFNTFKERYEATLIGLARAGTKTLQLNPALNDQIQPGDTLYYIAEGRINHIDWENFRV, encoded by the coding sequence ATGCTGGTTATTTCAACACTCAAAAAGCTGTTGATGCGGCACTTCATGGAGCTGCGCTGGCACAGTATTTTACTGGTCATCGCGGCTTACATGCTGTTGAGCTGGGCAATCTTGTGGGTCTGTGGTGAAGTCGCCCTGACCCGCAGTCATGATTTTATCTACTGGCTCATTGTGACCGCATCAACCGTTGGTTACGGTGATTTGTCCCCGGAAACCGTTGCAGGGAAGTATGCCGTCGCCTTTCTGGTGATACCGATGGGGCTGGGGCTGTTCGGTCTTACCATTGGCCGCGTGGCAGCATTTGTATCCTACCAGTGGCGCAAGGGAATTAAAGGTATGAAAGCATTGAATTATGACAATCACATTCTGGTCATCGGCTGGAATGAGAACAGAACATTGCAGTTGATCCGCCTGCTGCAACATGAAATGGCGCAACAAACAGAACGTCAGCAGATTGCTTTGTGCGTCAGGGTGGAAGTCGAAAACCCGATGCCGGACAGCATTGGTTTTACCCGTGTGAGCAGTTTCAGCAATGATGCGGATATGGAACGCACCTCCCTGGAAAAAGCCAGTACGATCATCATCGATACCCGTGATGATGATGTTACTATGACAACCGCTCTGTATTGCAGCAGTAAAAATCCTCAAGCCCATATCATCGCTTATTTCAATGACGACACCCTCGGTGCACTGTTAAAACAGCATTGCCCCAATGTTGAATGCATGCCCTCGGTAGCGGTGGAAATGATAGCCAAATCCGCCGTCGATCCCGGTTCCAGTGCCCTGCACTATCAACTGCTGGCCGTCGACGAAGGCATGACCCAATACTCCATGAAATATCGCGGCCAACATCCGGTCACCATCCGTGACCTGTTCAATACCTTCAAAGAACGTTACGAGGCAACCCTGATCGGTCTTGCCAGAGCCGGCACCAAGACGTTACAACTCAATCCGGCGCTGAATGATCAGATTCAGCCTGGGGATACGCTGTACTACATTGCCGAAGGACGTATCAATCATATTGACTGGGAGAATTTCCGTGTTTAG